A single region of the Malaclemys terrapin pileata isolate rMalTer1 chromosome 2, rMalTer1.hap1, whole genome shotgun sequence genome encodes:
- the LOC128831316 gene encoding targeting protein for Xklp2-A-like — protein MLPRKVVKAKKPFHLQTDERGATKLQNWQQQIKEDLKRQKEAACFKANPNTIVHQEPFVPKKDSKPIAENLSGSIVAESFELATEKRAKERQEFEKRLAMLETEKEKLQEEERQQEAEREKEELSRLRQELVHKANPVRKYRSLEVKPSDQPLTVPKSPNFSDRFRC, from the exons ATGTTGCCCAGgaaagttgtgaaggccaaaa AGCCCTTCCATCTGCAGACAGATGAACGGGGAGCTACCAAGTTGCAGAATTGGCAGCAACAGATCAAAGAAGACCTGAAACGGCAGAAAGAGGCAGCGTGCTTCAAAGCTAATCCAAACACCATTGTGCACCAGGAGCCTTTTGTGCCAAAGAAGGACAGCAAGCCAATAGCAGAGAACCTTTCTGGTTCCATAGTTGCTGAAAGCTTTGAGCTGGCGACCGAAAAGAGAGCAAAAGAGCGTCAAGAGTTCGAAAAGCGACTCGCTATGTTGGAAACTGAAAAAGAGAAGCTTCAAGAAGAGGAAAgacagcaggaggctgagcgggagAAAGAAGAACTCTCCAGGCTGAGACAGGAACTGGTACACAAGGCAAATCCAGTTCGCAAGTACCGCAGTCTGGAGGTGAAGCCAAGTGACCAGCCTCTGACAGTGCCAAAGTCTCCAAACTTTTCTGACCGATTTCGGTGTTGA